The genomic window TTGGGCGATAGCTACTACGTCAGCACCCGGATCAGCGATCGCCGGACAACCCGCCTCCGAGATCACGCCTACGCTCTCGCCTTTCGCCAAAGGAGCCAGATAACCAGCTACTTGTTCCGGGGAGGTATGTTTATTCAGCTCATAAAATGTCAAGTCATCGATCACGATCCCCGGCTCCACCTTTTTCAAGAAACGGCGTGCCGTACGCACGTTTTCCACGATAAAATGCCGGATGGATAAGATCACGTCACGGTTGTACTCTGGTAAAACACGGCGATGTTCCGTATCGCCCAAGGTAACTGGTATAAGGAAAAGAGATGCTCGCATACTGTTTGTTTTCCGCGAAAGTAGTATTTTTGCCGCAAACTAACAGAATAATCATGGCACTTCCTATTGATTTTATTACCCGTACACGGGCTTTACTTGGCGAGGAGTTCGATCGTTTAGAGGCAGCGTTAAGCGCTGATGTTCCCGTAAGTATCCGTATCAACCCGATGAAAGGGACTCCCGCTCCCAAAGCAGGTGCTCCAGTCGCTTGGTGCGAGAGCGGTTTTTATTTGCCGGAACGGTTGTCTTTCACCTTCGATCCTCTATTCCATGCGGGGGCCTATTACGTGCAGGAAGCGTCTTCCATGTTTCTGGAACAAGCGATCAAGGCATACGTGAAAGAGCCGGTACGTTGCCTGGATTTATGCGCCGCCCCGGGTGGCAAGTCCACGCATCTGGCGAGCTTATTGCCGGATGGAAGCCTGTTAGTGAGCAATGAGGTGATCCGCAGCCGGAGTTATGTATTGGCCGAGAATATCGCTAAATGGGGCCACCCGGACACGATCGTTATCAATAATGACCCGGAGGAGATCGGAGAGGCATTGCCTCATCTGTTCGACGTGATCGTCACCGACGTACCTTGTTCCGGTGAGGGCATGTTCCGGAAAGATACGGATAGCACAGGCGAATGGAGCGTAGATAACGTACGGCTTTGCGCCTCCCGTGGGCGGCGCATCATCCATGATATCTGGAACGCCTTGAAACCCGGAGGTATCTTGATCTACAGTACATGTACCTATAATACGGAAGAGGATGAGGAGAACATACATTATATAATAGAGGAGCTGGGAGCCGAGGCATTGCCTATCCCTACCCAAGAGGAATGGCAGATCACCGGCGCCCTCCGGTTTGAACATCCGGTTTACCGCTTCTTCCCGCATAAGACACGGGGCGAAGGCTTTTTCCTCGCCGCCCTCCGGAAAGCGGAAGGCGAGATCGAGGAGATTCGTGTCAAGTCCAAAGGGAAAAAAGAGCGGGGAAAAGCCGCTCCGTCCATCCCACAGGAGGCCCGTCTGTTCCTTTCGGATGAAACTTCGTTTTCTCTCGAATGGAACGGCAGTTTCCTTCGAGCGTATCCCAAAGCCCATTCGGATCTATTTTCACTCATCAATGCCAAGCCTTTACGGGTACTTTCCGCCGGTATTTGCCTAGGAGAAGCGAAAGGGAAAGACTTTATCCCGTCTCAAGAGCTGGCTTTAAGTACTGCCTTAACTCCCAACGCATTTCCATCCGTGGAACTGGAATGGGAAGACGCTATTAAATTCTTAAAGAAAGAGGCGCTCGTCTTACCCTCCGGCATAGATAAAGGATATGTGTTGGTACGCTACCAAAGACTTCCGCTAGGTTTTGTAAAGAACCTTGGCAACCGGGCCAATAACCTGTATCCGCAAGAGTGGCGTATACGGACGGGATATATTCCGGAGGAAATCAAACTATTTTTAGGACGATAAGACCACTATATAGGCATAAAGCCACACGTATATACGTATAAGACCACACTTACGTACGTGTAGGCCGATGCGTATATACGCATGAGGTTACGCCTATATACGTGAGAGAATCAATCCTAATCCACGAATCGCAACGTAAACAAGGCGGCCTCCATCCGGCGGATCAAGTTCGCCTTTTTTGATTCCGGGGCATAGACAAAGCTTTCCGCTACAATAACCCGCCCTTTTTTCTTGTCGAGCAGGGCATGGCTGACAAACGGGCCGCCCATCTTATCTCCTTCCATACGCCAAAGACCACGCAATACGCCGCGGTATTCGCCACGGTAGGTGATCGGCTCGTAAGAAAGCTCGAAGCGCTTCTCTGTCTTCATATAAGAATTCGGGAAAGAGCCCGGTACGTTCCGCCTCACTACAGAATCACGCATAGCGACCAGATAATCTTCGGTAAATGCCTCTTGAGCCGTATAGGGAAAACTATATACCAAGATATCAGTCCGTCCCCGATTTGCGTTATTCGAGCCCCAAAAGAAATCGGTCTCTTCCTTATAGGCCGACATATCTTCCGGCACGAACAGCGAGATACCGAAACGGGACTTCAACTTCTCATTGATCCAACTGCTATGGCTCTTAGAAAGTCCAACTATCCAACGTTCCCTTTCCACTCGATTGAAATGGTTGACCAACCGTCCTTCATTTAATAAAAGGAACTCGGTTAAAGCAGCGGTAGTCGGAGCATACAGAGTCACAACATTCTGACCGCTGGCCCATTCATCGGGACTCTCTCTTGTTCCAGCTTTCGTATACCGGTTAGGATCTACGGATACGATCAAGATATTTCGTACGTATCGTAATAAACCGGAAAAGCCCGATGGCTCCGAATAGGTGACACGCATAGATGCTTCCGCTTGAGGCAAAGCAGGTATCGGCGCTCGCAATTGTTCTTGCAGCAACTCCCCCACCTCACCATTCCATGCGTCTCGATCCATTACAACCACCACCTCGAAAGGCCATCCGGTAGCCCGCCGTAGCGAGGCCACCGGAGAGGACGAAGTCCAATCACAAGCGGAAAGCCCCACCATTAGGCTAAGGCTGATCCATAGTAGTACAGTTTGTGTTCTCATAGCATTCCTGATTATTCGTTCTTAAAAATTAAATCACACACCGCAAAAGTACAGGAAGGATCGTAAAGAGGAAAGAAATGGTACCGGACAAAACAAGCGAACATCAAACAACTAATAATCACACATATAAACCACGCAATGGGAGATAAACGGATAATATTGCCGGACAATCACGACAAACAAAATAACTTTAAGCTTTATAATAAACGGACATAGGCATCCAAATCCGTCTTTTCATCCAAGCCTAGACGTTTTTTTAAACGGCCTTTCGATTTGGTTAACGCATCCGGAGTATTATTAAACACGGCTAGTTGCTCCTTTCGGGAGAAATTCCATTTGATCAAGCAACATATTTCCTGCTCATGGCGGGTAATACTGTATTTATTTCTCAGATCGGTTAAGAAGTTATTAAACAGAAGATCGGTCATACCAATAATCTCAGCCCATTCCTCTTTACTTGGATTCACATGGAGAGGATCATCTTTAAGGGCACATAAAAGCTTAGGTACATCCACATCTACTTTTCCGGTAGCATTGTCCAATAAGTTATTATCGCCGGAAAGAACAAGGATCTCTCTCTCCAACTGCTCCATCTTCTGGCGATAGGCCGTCAGCTCCGTCTCGATCCGGTCATAAGCCTCCGAGCGGATGACCAGAGAATCCCGTTCCCGCTCCAAGCGTACGACTTGCTCTTGATAGGAGGCTAATTGTTGTTTATAGCGATACATATTCGCTTTATTCTGCCGAATGCGAGAACGGACAGATTCATTTCTCTCCCGGATACGTCCCGTACGTACTCCCAACAAAAAGCTAAATACCACCGCCACGCTCAAGGCTAAGCAACCAGCCCCCCAATCAACAAATCCCCAAAACTCCCCCATCCCGGTTACCGTATGGATTTATTTCTCAAATAATCATAGATAGCCAATTGCGAACGCACTTTTACCGGATTATCATCACACTTAAAATTATTACGTAACTCGCCATCCAAATAACAAGCTTTCACGTTGTCACTTAGCTGGATATTCAAGATATCGATTATCTCCCTCTTCAGATCCGGATCGAGGATCGGGAAAGCCGTCTCGATCCGTCGGTTCAAATTCCGACGCATCCAATCAGCCGAGGTAAGGAAAAGATCCTCCTGACCATCATTCAGAAAATACCAAACCCGTGAATGCTCCAAAAACATATCCACGATACGAGTAACCCGGATGTTAGCGCTATAAGGTTGGTTCGGTACCAGGCAACAAATCCCCCGAACAATCAGATCGATCTCTACCCCCGCCTCACTCGCATGATAGAGTTCCTCGATCATATGTTGGTCATGCAGTCCGTTCATCTTTAATATGATCCGTCCTTTTCGGCCTTCCCGCACATGCTCGATCTCCCGCCGAATCCTACCTGTCAATTCCGAGACCATATTGAAACGGGCCACCAACAAATGGCGGAAAGTAGGTTCTTTCATACGCCCTTCCAAAACAGCGAATACTTTATTGATATCCGTAATAATCTCCGTATTCGAAGTCAATAACGCCATATCCGAATAGATCTTGGCCGTCTTCTCATTGAAATTACCGGTACTCAAATAGGCAAAATCACGCCGTTTAAGTCCCTCGGACGTATCCTTCCGAAGAATGACCGCGACCTTCGCATGTACTTTCAAGCCCGGAATACTATAAATGATACGAATACCGGCCTGCTCCATACGCTCTGCCGTACTCATATTATTCTCCTCGTCGAAACGGGCTTTCAATTCCACGAATACCGTCACTTTCTTACCATTCTGGGCAGCGCTGACCAGCGTATTAATCACGGCCGAATTCTCTGCCACTCGATACTGGGTAATCTTGATCTCATCCACCTTCGGATCAAAGGCCGCCTCCATCAAAAAGCGGATCAAATAATCGAATGACTCATAAGGGAAATGCAATAAGATATCCCGCTTCTTCACGGCCTTGAATACCGACCCCATCTCATCGAGGAAAGGCACACGCATAGGCACCGGTGGCTGCTGCTCCAAATGCTTTCCTGCCGGATTCGGCAATTTCATCAAGTCCTGCAAATTATTATATCGTCCACCTAACACCAAGTCCTCCGACGTAATACCAAAGGCATCGCAAACAAAAGCCAGAAAATCATCCGGCATCGCTTGATCATACATAAAACGGCTCAAGGCTCCGATCTTGCGCTTCTTCACCTTCTTACGGATATTCTCCACGATATTCGCCCGGCTCTCATCATCCAAATAAATATCCGCATCC from Parabacteroides distasonis ATCC 8503 includes these protein-coding regions:
- a CDS encoding RNA degradosome polyphosphate kinase is translated as MENSYQYFKRDLSWLSFNYRVLLEAEDDTLPIYERIKFLSIYSSNLEEFYEIRVAEHRGVIMKKNYSEESAAEAEETLAAITREVNRQQRDYYRIFSEKILPELNRQNVYLYQNEKPEPFHEEFVHNFFNEEVFPFLSPVMIQAGDIRTFIRDRRLYLVIRMIKRSKRMNEPGFVPEYHYALMKIPYAKVPRFIELPPHDGKYYIMFIDDIIRANLQNVFPGYIIDGCYSIKISRDADIYLDDESRANIVENIRKKVKKRKIGALSRFMYDQAMPDDFLAFVCDAFGITSEDLVLGGRYNNLQDLMKLPNPAGKHLEQQPPVPMRVPFLDEMGSVFKAVKKRDILLHFPYESFDYLIRFLMEAAFDPKVDEIKITQYRVAENSAVINTLVSAAQNGKKVTVFVELKARFDEENNMSTAERMEQAGIRIIYSIPGLKVHAKVAVILRKDTSEGLKRRDFAYLSTGNFNEKTAKIYSDMALLTSNTEIITDINKVFAVLEGRMKEPTFRHLLVARFNMVSELTGRIRREIEHVREGRKGRIILKMNGLHDQHMIEELYHASEAGVEIDLIVRGICCLVPNQPYSANIRVTRIVDMFLEHSRVWYFLNDGQEDLFLTSADWMRRNLNRRIETAFPILDPDLKREIIDILNIQLSDNVKACYLDGELRNNFKCDDNPVKVRSQLAIYDYLRNKSIR
- a CDS encoding DUF4837 family protein; translated protein: MRTQTVLLWISLSLMVGLSACDWTSSSPVASLRRATGWPFEVVVVMDRDAWNGEVGELLQEQLRAPIPALPQAEASMRVTYSEPSGFSGLLRYVRNILIVSVDPNRYTKAGTRESPDEWASGQNVVTLYAPTTAALTEFLLLNEGRLVNHFNRVERERWIVGLSKSHSSWINEKLKSRFGISLFVPEDMSAYKEETDFFWGSNNANRGRTDILVYSFPYTAQEAFTEDYLVAMRDSVVRRNVPGSFPNSYMKTEKRFELSYEPITYRGEYRGVLRGLWRMEGDKMGGPFVSHALLDKKKGRVIVAESFVYAPESKKANLIRRMEAALFTLRFVD
- a CDS encoding methyltransferase RsmF C-terminal domain-like protein — protein: MALPIDFITRTRALLGEEFDRLEAALSADVPVSIRINPMKGTPAPKAGAPVAWCESGFYLPERLSFTFDPLFHAGAYYVQEASSMFLEQAIKAYVKEPVRCLDLCAAPGGKSTHLASLLPDGSLLVSNEVIRSRSYVLAENIAKWGHPDTIVINNDPEEIGEALPHLFDVIVTDVPCSGEGMFRKDTDSTGEWSVDNVRLCASRGRRIIHDIWNALKPGGILIYSTCTYNTEEDEENIHYIIEELGAEALPIPTQEEWQITGALRFEHPVYRFFPHKTRGEGFFLAALRKAEGEIEEIRVKSKGKKERGKAAPSIPQEARLFLSDETSFSLEWNGSFLRAYPKAHSDLFSLINAKPLRVLSAGICLGEAKGKDFIPSQELALSTALTPNAFPSVELEWEDAIKFLKKEALVLPSGIDKGYVLVRYQRLPLGFVKNLGNRANNLYPQEWRIRTGYIPEEIKLFLGR